A single region of the Amphiura filiformis chromosome 7, Afil_fr2py, whole genome shotgun sequence genome encodes:
- the LOC140157009 gene encoding creatine kinase U-type, mitochondrial-like, which translates to MAQRMASIWSAARSKAKNPLALAAVATGAVGFGLVTYYQGQRLFADSDTPRSQFPPSANFPDLSKHNNVMASHLTPAVYGKLVHRKTPNGYTLDQCIQTGVDNPGHPFIKTVGMVAGDEESYEIFKEIFDPVIDERHNGYGPDDKHPTDLDASKIKGGVFDPKYVLSSRVRTGRSVRGLSLPPACDRAERRMVERVVVDALNGLSGDLKGRYYPLSKMTDQEQQQLIDDHFLFDKPVSPLLTCSGMARDWPDARGIWHNEDKNFLIWVNEEDHTRVISMEKGGNMKRVFERFCRGLNNVESLIKEKGWEFMWNEHLGYILTCPSNLGTGLRAGVHLKIPHLSKDPRFGDILKSLRLQKRGTGGVDTAAVGDTFDISNNDRLGKSEVQLVQTLIDGLDLLITIEKRLEKGRSINDLLPTKK; encoded by the exons ATGGCTCAACGTATGGCATCGATCTGGTCGGCGGCTCGCAGCAAGGCTAAAAACCCTTTGGCGTTAGCCGCTGTAGCTACAGGTGCAGTTGGATTCGGATTGGTCACCTACTACCAGGGCCAACGCTTGTTTGCGGATAGTGACACCCCTCGCAGCCAGTTCCCACCGTCGGCGAACTTCCCGGATTTATCCAAGCATAACAATGTAATGGCTTCTCATTTGACACCGGCGGTATACGGTAAACTGGTCCACCGCAAAACGCCGAATGGCTACACTTTGGACCAATGCATACAGACAGGAGTGGACAACCCTGGACATCCGTTCATCAAGACCGTAGGCATGGTTGCTGGTGACGAGGAATCATATGAG ATCTTTAAGGAAATTTTCGACCCCGTCATCGACGAGCGTCACAACGGCTACGGACCAGACGACAAACATCCCACCGATTTAGACGCAAGTAAAATCAAGGGTGGCGTTTTCGATCCAAAATACGTGCTGTCTTCTCGTGTCCGGACCGGCCGCAGTGTCAGGGGACTTAGTCTTCCACCAGCATGCGACAGAGCAGAGAGAAGAATGGTTGAGAGG GTCGTTGTCGATGCCCTTAACGGTCTCAGCGGTGACTTGAAGGGCCGTTACTACCCACTCAGCAAAATGACAGATCAGGAACAACAGCAGCTCATTGATGATCACTTCCTCTTCGACAAACCAGTCTCTCCTCTACTCACGTGTTCTGGTATGGCTCGTGATTGGCCTGACGCTCGTGGCATCTG GCATAACGAAGATAAGAATTTCCTGATATGGGTGAACGAAGAGGATCACACCCGTGTCATCTCCATGGAGAAAGGTGGCAACATGAAGAGGGTCTTCGAGAGATTCTGCCGTGGTCTTAATAAT GTCGAGTCTTTGATCAAGGAGAAAGGTTGGGAGTTCATGTGGAATGAGCATCTCGGCTACATTCTTACTTGCCCCTCCAACCTTGGAACAGGACTCAGAGCTGGTGTCCATCTGAAGATCCCACATCTTAGCAAG GACCCTCGCTTTGGTGACATTCTGAAGTCCCTACGTCTTCAGAAGCGAGGTACAGGCGGCGTTGATACTGCTGCCGTAGGAGATACATTCGATATTTCAAACAACGACAGACTAGGAAAATCCGAG GTCCAGCTTGTCCAGACTCTCATTGACGGCTTAGATCTGCTCATCACAATTGAGAAGCGACTGGAAAAAGGACGCTCTATCAATGACCTCTTAcccacaaaaaaataa